TTACTGACAGGGATTATAACCTTTGCACAACAAGACGCGATGTTTACACATTATATGTTTAACACCTTAGCTGTAAATCCAGGTTATGCAGGGAGTCGTGATGCGTTAACAATTACAGGTTTGCATAGAAGTCAATGGGTTAGTTTTCCAGG
Above is a window of Flavobacteriales bacterium DNA encoding:
- a CDS encoding type IX secretion system membrane protein PorP/SprF, with amino-acid sequence MKKLLISASLLLTGIITFAQQDAMFTHYMFNTLAVNPGYAGSRDALTITGLHRSQWVSFPG